The proteins below are encoded in one region of Catenulispora sp. GP43:
- a CDS encoding ABC transporter substrate-binding protein, producing the protein MTSPRIPQNFQRPLARRGLLKGMGAAAAFATVPGALAACSSSKSSGSSSGNAGSATSPVTFGSNYSDASPKAAFAALCAAATAAGGPKVTINTVDHNTFQNNITSYLQGTPDDLFTWFAGYRMQYFAAQGLALPLDDVWAKIGGNFSASVKTLSTGLDGHQYFVPIYNYPWVVFYNKSHFAAKGYTVPTTWDDFITLCKKMKSDGIIPLAFADKDGWPALGTFDILNMRINGYDYHQKLMKHQVPWTDAGVTAVFDKWAELMPYLQTGANGRIWQDAAKALEQKQAGMMFQGTNQVAAQYVTDNANLDDLDFFPYPAINPTYGQDYMDAPTDGFMISKKAKNPAGAKAILEYIGTAAAESTFLKTDQWDVGVATGLQAPSYDAIQKSSVTAISNCKAVAQFMDRDADPAMATAMISIIQKFIDDPSTGNITSLQNSAEQQAKAIYTS; encoded by the coding sequence ATGACTTCCCCTCGGATTCCCCAAAACTTCCAACGGCCCCTCGCTCGTCGAGGCCTGCTCAAGGGGATGGGCGCGGCTGCGGCTTTCGCGACGGTGCCGGGCGCCCTGGCCGCGTGCTCCTCAAGCAAGAGTTCGGGCTCCTCGAGCGGCAACGCCGGCTCGGCGACCTCCCCGGTGACGTTCGGATCCAACTACTCCGACGCTAGCCCGAAGGCGGCGTTCGCGGCGCTGTGCGCGGCGGCCACGGCGGCCGGCGGCCCGAAGGTGACCATCAACACGGTCGACCACAACACCTTCCAGAACAACATAACCAGCTACCTGCAGGGCACCCCGGACGACCTGTTCACCTGGTTCGCCGGCTACCGCATGCAGTACTTCGCGGCGCAGGGCCTGGCCCTGCCCCTGGACGACGTCTGGGCGAAGATCGGCGGCAACTTCAGCGCCTCGGTGAAGACCCTGTCCACCGGCCTGGACGGTCACCAGTACTTCGTGCCGATCTACAACTACCCGTGGGTGGTCTTCTACAACAAGAGCCACTTCGCCGCGAAGGGCTACACCGTCCCGACCACGTGGGACGACTTCATCACGCTGTGCAAGAAGATGAAGTCCGACGGCATCATCCCGCTGGCCTTCGCCGACAAGGACGGCTGGCCCGCGCTGGGGACCTTCGACATCCTCAACATGCGGATCAACGGGTACGACTACCACCAGAAGCTGATGAAGCACCAGGTGCCGTGGACCGACGCCGGCGTCACCGCGGTGTTCGACAAGTGGGCCGAGCTGATGCCCTACCTGCAGACCGGTGCCAACGGCCGTATCTGGCAGGACGCGGCCAAGGCGCTGGAGCAGAAGCAGGCCGGCATGATGTTCCAGGGCACCAACCAGGTCGCCGCGCAGTACGTCACGGACAACGCGAACCTGGACGACCTGGACTTCTTCCCGTACCCGGCGATCAACCCGACGTACGGCCAGGACTACATGGACGCCCCCACCGACGGCTTCATGATCAGCAAGAAGGCCAAGAACCCGGCCGGGGCCAAGGCGATCCTGGAGTACATAGGCACGGCCGCCGCCGAGTCGACGTTCCTGAAGACCGACCAGTGGGACGTCGGCGTCGCCACCGGTCTGCAGGCGCCGTCCTACGACGCCATCCAGAAGAGCTCGGTCACGGCGATCTCCAACTGCAAGGCCGTGGCGCAGTTCATGGACCGCGACGCCGACCCGGCGATGGCCACCGCGATGATCTCGATCATCCAGAAGTTCATCGACGACCCGAGCACCGGCAACATCACCAGCCTGCAGAACAGCGCTGAGCAGCAGGCGAAGGCGATCTACACGTCATGA
- a CDS encoding carbohydrate ABC transporter permease encodes MTAQTIHRTTPRAAAGGGRRKPLRWGQLASQVFLICACVLWLLPIAFALYVALRPYSETQKYGYVSMPHHLTLKNFSDAWSQSDMLHYFWNSVLITVPSVLIVLALAAGLAFVLTRVNIKINVALLILFTAGNLLPQQVIITPLYRLFLQIHIPTFLGNSGLLYNSILGLIVINVSFQLGFCTFVLSNYMKSIPDEMYEAALVDGAGLWTRFRKLTLPLCRPALAALATLLTTWIYNDFFWAITLMSSGDKRPVTSALANLQGQFVSNQNLIAAAAMIVAIPTLVVYVLLQKQFIAGLALGSSKG; translated from the coding sequence ATGACTGCACAGACCATCCACCGGACGACGCCGCGCGCCGCGGCCGGCGGCGGCCGCAGGAAGCCGCTGCGCTGGGGGCAGCTCGCCTCGCAGGTGTTCCTGATATGCGCGTGCGTGCTGTGGCTGCTGCCGATCGCCTTCGCGCTGTATGTGGCGCTCCGCCCTTACTCGGAGACCCAGAAGTACGGCTACGTGTCGATGCCGCACCACCTGACGCTGAAGAACTTCAGCGACGCGTGGAGCCAGTCGGACATGCTCCACTACTTCTGGAACTCGGTGTTGATCACCGTGCCCTCGGTGCTCATCGTCCTGGCGCTGGCCGCCGGCCTGGCCTTCGTCCTCACCCGGGTGAACATCAAGATCAACGTGGCCTTGCTGATCCTGTTCACCGCCGGGAACCTGCTGCCTCAGCAGGTCATCATCACCCCGCTGTACCGGCTCTTCCTGCAGATCCACATCCCGACGTTCCTGGGGAACAGCGGGCTGCTGTACAACTCGATCCTCGGCCTGATCGTCATCAACGTCTCGTTCCAGCTCGGCTTCTGCACCTTTGTGCTGAGCAACTACATGAAGTCGATCCCCGACGAGATGTACGAGGCCGCGCTGGTCGACGGAGCGGGTCTGTGGACTCGGTTCAGGAAGCTGACCCTCCCGCTGTGCCGCCCCGCGCTGGCGGCCCTCGCGACGCTGTTGACGACCTGGATCTACAACGACTTCTTCTGGGCCATCACCCTGATGTCGTCGGGCGACAAGCGGCCCGTCACCTCCGCGCTGGCCAACCTGCAGGGCCAGTTCGTGAGCAACCAGAACCTGATCGCCGCGGCCGCGATGATCGTCGCGATCCCGACGCTGGTCGTGTACGTGCTGCTGCAGAAGCAGTTCATTGCCGGTCTGGCGCTGGGGAGCAGCAAGGGCTGA
- a CDS encoding carbohydrate ABC transporter permease, with the protein MTDQELNPAAAAAPRAPRRRRVGRLSGRDKAVVAVLLGLPIVLDLAFIWGPALATVGLSFTKWNGVGGLSTKICQPNVPSILNNGCLYGVQNYHQAATIYPEFWPAVRHNLIWLAVFVFFATPLGMFFAVLIDRGIKGSRMYQSILFLPVMLSLALVGIIWEFMYSQNYGLINTVIGHNHNGNAIDWLGNPKLNLWSVLIEASWRQAGYVMVLYLAGLKAVDPQLREAALMDGTNAWQTFWKVVFPVMRPINIVVMVVTVIESLRAFDLVYITNKGINGLELLSVLVTSNIVGETQRVGFGSALGVILLVISLVPICAFLYLTFRRETQPKGAR; encoded by the coding sequence ATGACCGACCAGGAACTGAACCCGGCGGCGGCCGCGGCGCCTCGTGCGCCGCGCCGCCGCCGGGTGGGCCGGCTCAGCGGCCGGGACAAGGCCGTGGTGGCCGTCCTGCTGGGCCTGCCCATCGTCCTCGACCTCGCGTTCATCTGGGGTCCGGCGCTGGCCACCGTGGGGCTGTCGTTCACGAAGTGGAACGGCGTGGGCGGCCTGTCCACGAAGATCTGCCAGCCGAACGTCCCCTCGATCCTGAACAACGGATGCCTGTACGGCGTCCAGAACTACCACCAGGCCGCCACCATCTATCCCGAGTTCTGGCCGGCCGTGCGGCACAACCTGATCTGGCTGGCGGTGTTCGTGTTCTTCGCGACCCCGCTCGGCATGTTCTTCGCCGTGCTCATCGACCGCGGCATCAAGGGTAGCCGGATGTACCAGAGCATCCTGTTCCTGCCGGTGATGCTCTCGCTGGCGCTGGTCGGCATCATCTGGGAGTTCATGTACTCCCAGAACTACGGCCTGATCAACACCGTCATCGGGCACAACCACAACGGCAACGCCATCGACTGGCTGGGCAATCCGAAGCTGAACCTGTGGTCGGTGCTCATCGAGGCCAGCTGGCGCCAGGCCGGCTACGTGATGGTGCTCTACCTGGCCGGCCTGAAGGCCGTGGACCCGCAGCTGCGCGAGGCGGCGCTGATGGACGGCACCAACGCCTGGCAGACCTTCTGGAAAGTGGTCTTCCCGGTGATGCGGCCCATCAACATCGTCGTCATGGTGGTGACCGTCATCGAGTCGTTGCGCGCCTTCGACCTGGTGTACATCACCAACAAGGGCATCAACGGCCTGGAGCTGCTGTCGGTCCTGGTCACCTCCAACATCGTCGGGGAGACCCAGCGCGTCGGCTTCGGCTCGGCCCTCGGCGTGATCCTTCTGGTCATCTCGCTGGTGCCGATCTGCGCGTTCCTGTACCTCACGTTCCGCCGCGAGACCCAACCCAAGGGTGCCCGATGA
- a CDS encoding FtsX-like permease family protein, which yields MIRLGMRLTLRGGREAAIRLVVTSLAVAVGVAVMLGVFSLFNAYQGTTNRQCWECSPTTTAAVGPNGTAPAAARPGARGDQGLPAGMKADGTIDLAAAKQAGAKELWNFSQDFYQGTELRRLDVAALTADAPTLPGMSSVPSPGEYYVSPALAHLLATVPSDELGDRFPGHQVGVIPRAALYSPDELAIVIGHTPDELAGRQATEPITAMSTAKEVKGTTTIYRFAFAFGTVALLLPIVIMVGTATRLSAARREERYAAMRLVGATPRQVSAVASVESFVGAALGSVLGIGVYLAASSQVAKVNVTGTRFFPAEVSPGLLGYLGVLILVPALAALAAVRSLRRVRYDPLAVARKATPKPPTVKRLIPLLLGAALFVVAVSIPANDNADGVVYPSLILTMWGVVFAGPWVTMWASRLLARIGGGAATTLAARRLADDPRATFRTVAGVTVAVFVGTAVAGVLPTAVAAQTSGQRAPLTDVLRFRYDMSAVAGSGGLTPAQAASTLHDLRALPGVTPIPIYVGADTSGWSPGGGTPPPIGWTPPAEYVSCADAAALPALGTCAPGQSVSVIAGDELFIDNPLMLHLPVMGYSDIDRVSGSGTAGTAPAGVDLTRLNVTTLMVAASNPATLERARTYLDLHAPVLIGLGSPDQWSTNAAGPMTFGEVAAVRNEQLRAAQQMIMFVVGLTLFVAGCGLAVATAGSLVERKRPFTLLRLSGTQLAVLRRVVFLESALPLVAVSAMAGLAAYGMALIAVRTLAKGVSMSFPLATYSVSVSVVVVAALAVILGSMTFLNRMTRSEYARFE from the coding sequence ATGATCCGCTTGGGGATGCGCCTGACGCTGCGCGGCGGGCGGGAGGCGGCAATCCGCCTGGTCGTGACGTCGCTCGCGGTGGCGGTCGGGGTCGCCGTCATGCTCGGTGTCTTCAGTCTGTTCAACGCCTACCAGGGCACGACGAACCGGCAGTGCTGGGAGTGCTCGCCGACCACGACGGCCGCCGTCGGCCCGAACGGCACCGCCCCGGCCGCCGCGCGGCCCGGGGCACGGGGCGATCAAGGGCTGCCGGCCGGCATGAAGGCCGACGGCACCATCGACCTGGCCGCCGCGAAGCAGGCCGGCGCCAAGGAACTGTGGAACTTCTCCCAGGACTTCTATCAGGGCACGGAGCTCCGCCGCCTCGACGTCGCGGCGCTCACCGCCGACGCCCCGACCCTGCCCGGCATGTCCTCGGTGCCCTCGCCCGGCGAGTACTACGTCTCCCCGGCGCTGGCTCACCTGCTCGCGACCGTCCCGTCCGACGAACTCGGCGACCGCTTCCCCGGCCACCAGGTCGGCGTGATCCCGCGGGCCGCCCTCTACAGCCCGGACGAGCTGGCCATCGTCATCGGCCACACGCCGGACGAGCTGGCCGGCCGCCAGGCCACCGAGCCGATCACCGCGATGTCGACCGCCAAGGAGGTGAAGGGCACCACCACCATCTACCGGTTCGCCTTCGCCTTCGGCACCGTCGCCCTGCTGCTCCCGATCGTCATCATGGTCGGCACCGCCACTCGGCTGTCTGCCGCCCGCCGCGAGGAGCGTTACGCCGCGATGCGCCTGGTCGGAGCGACGCCGCGGCAGGTCTCCGCGGTCGCCTCGGTCGAGTCGTTCGTCGGCGCGGCCCTGGGCTCGGTCCTCGGGATCGGCGTCTACCTGGCGGCCAGTTCGCAGGTGGCGAAGGTGAACGTCACCGGGACCCGGTTCTTCCCGGCCGAGGTCTCCCCGGGACTGCTCGGGTATCTCGGGGTCCTGATCCTGGTGCCGGCGCTGGCCGCGCTGGCCGCCGTGCGCTCGCTGCGCCGGGTGCGGTACGACCCGCTGGCCGTCGCCCGCAAGGCCACGCCGAAGCCGCCGACCGTGAAGCGGCTGATCCCGCTGCTGCTCGGCGCGGCGCTGTTCGTGGTCGCCGTGAGCATCCCGGCCAACGACAACGCCGACGGCGTGGTCTACCCCTCCTTGATCCTCACCATGTGGGGCGTGGTCTTCGCCGGCCCCTGGGTCACCATGTGGGCCTCCCGGCTGCTGGCCCGCATCGGCGGCGGCGCGGCCACGACGCTGGCCGCCCGCCGGCTGGCCGACGACCCGCGGGCGACGTTCCGCACCGTCGCCGGTGTCACCGTGGCCGTCTTCGTCGGGACGGCGGTCGCCGGGGTCCTGCCCACCGCGGTCGCGGCCCAGACCTCCGGGCAGCGGGCACCGCTCACGGACGTGCTGCGCTTCCGCTACGACATGAGCGCGGTGGCCGGAAGCGGCGGCCTCACCCCCGCCCAGGCCGCCAGCACGCTGCACGACCTGCGGGCCCTGCCCGGCGTCACCCCGATCCCGATCTACGTCGGCGCCGACACCTCGGGCTGGAGCCCGGGCGGCGGCACCCCGCCGCCGATCGGCTGGACGCCGCCGGCGGAGTACGTGAGCTGCGCGGATGCCGCGGCGCTCCCGGCCCTCGGCACGTGCGCGCCGGGACAGAGTGTCTCGGTGATCGCCGGTGACGAGCTCTTCATCGACAACCCTCTGATGCTGCACCTGCCGGTGATGGGCTACAGCGACATCGACCGCGTCTCCGGCAGCGGCACGGCGGGTACGGCCCCGGCCGGTGTCGATCTGACGCGGCTGAACGTCACGACCCTGATGGTCGCCGCCTCGAACCCCGCGACCTTGGAGCGCGCCCGGACCTACCTGGACCTGCACGCCCCGGTCCTGATCGGCCTGGGCAGCCCGGACCAGTGGTCCACCAACGCCGCCGGGCCGATGACCTTCGGCGAGGTCGCCGCGGTCCGCAACGAGCAGCTCCGGGCGGCCCAGCAGATGATCATGTTCGTGGTCGGCCTGACCCTGTTCGTGGCCGGCTGCGGCCTCGCCGTGGCCACCGCCGGCAGCCTGGTCGAGCGCAAGCGCCCGTTCACCTTGCTGCGGCTGTCCGGCACCCAGCTCGCGGTCCTGCGCCGCGTGGTGTTCCTGGAGTCGGCGCTGCCCCTGGTCGCGGTCTCGGCGATGGCCGGCCTGGCCGCCTACGGCATGGCGCTTATCGCGGTGCGCACGCTGGCCAAGGGCGTCTCGATGTCCTTCCCGCTGGCCACCTACTCGGTGAGCGTTTCCGTGGTGGTCGTCGCGGCCCTGGCCGTGATCCTCGGCTCGATGACCTTCCTGAACCGTATGACGCGCTCGGAGTACGCGCGTTTCGAGTAA
- a CDS encoding PadR family transcriptional regulator, with the protein MSVPLTLLGLLARGQPTHGYDLKRDYDSHFANGKPLPYGQVYSTLGRLARDGKVVGGEAEPGDGPDRKRYAITDLGRGEVMDWLSQTVEPEPHLQTVLFSKVVLALMLGEDAEGYLDAQRAAHLKRMRELTEIKRTGATVDALLADYGLFHLEADLRWIELTSARLTTLARVVTDDRKQLGETR; encoded by the coding sequence GTGAGCGTCCCCCTGACCCTGCTGGGCCTGCTGGCCCGAGGCCAGCCGACCCATGGCTACGACCTCAAGCGCGATTACGACAGCCACTTCGCCAACGGCAAGCCGCTGCCCTACGGCCAGGTCTACTCGACCCTCGGCCGGCTGGCGCGGGACGGGAAGGTCGTCGGCGGCGAGGCGGAACCGGGGGACGGGCCCGACCGCAAGCGCTACGCGATCACCGATCTGGGGCGCGGCGAGGTGATGGACTGGCTCTCGCAGACCGTGGAGCCCGAGCCGCACCTGCAGACCGTGCTCTTCTCGAAGGTCGTGCTGGCGCTGATGCTCGGCGAGGACGCCGAGGGCTACCTCGACGCCCAGCGGGCCGCCCACCTCAAGCGCATGCGCGAGCTCACCGAGATCAAGCGGACCGGGGCGACGGTCGACGCGCTGCTGGCCGACTACGGACTGTTCCACCTCGAAGCCGATCTGCGCTGGATCGAGCTGACCTCCGCCAGGCTGACCACCCTGGCCCGCGTGGTGACCGACGACCGGAAGCAACTGGGGGAAACGCGATGA
- a CDS encoding RICIN domain-containing protein yields the protein MRHRAPRSRQLRAAFAAFALVAGTLFGVAVSAPAQALGNGLALTPPMGWNDWNSFGCNVSESLVEQTADLIVSSGMKDAGYQYVNIDDCWMSSSRDANGNLVPDPAKFPDGISGTAAYVHSKGLKLGIYESAGTATCAGYPGSLNHEQADANSFASWGVDYLKYDNCNNQGIPAQTRYTAMRDALAKTGRPIVFSLCNWGQESVWTWGAGVGNLWRTTGDINASFSSMLSNFHNTVGLASYAAPGGWNDPDMLEVGNGMSFTEDRSEMSLWAEMAAPLISGTDLRNATPATLSLYTNKDVVAVDQDSLGKAGKEIASSGGNDVMAKPLTNGDVAVVLFNENSSAQTISTSASAIGIASSSSYKLDNLWSKMITSTSGSISATVPAHGSVMYRVSPGSGSSVGSAHRFVGASSGRCLDVPNGSTTTGTQLEIWDCNTGSNQSFTPTSGKALQVYNGSLCLDASGQGTTAGTKVIIWTCNGQTNQQWNLNPDGTITGVQSGLCLDVTGGNVPAGNADGTLIELWGCNGGTNQQWSLG from the coding sequence ATGCGTCATCGGGCCCCGCGCAGTCGACAGTTGCGCGCCGCCTTCGCAGCGTTCGCCCTCGTGGCCGGGACGTTGTTCGGCGTAGCGGTATCGGCACCTGCACAAGCGCTCGGCAACGGCCTGGCCCTGACACCGCCTATGGGCTGGAACGACTGGAACTCCTTCGGGTGCAACGTCTCGGAGAGCCTGGTCGAACAGACGGCGGACCTCATCGTCTCGTCCGGCATGAAGGACGCCGGCTACCAGTACGTGAACATCGACGACTGCTGGATGTCCTCCAGCCGGGACGCCAACGGGAACCTGGTCCCCGACCCGGCGAAGTTCCCCGACGGGATCTCGGGGACCGCCGCCTACGTCCACAGCAAGGGCCTCAAGCTCGGGATCTACGAGAGCGCGGGCACCGCGACCTGCGCCGGGTACCCCGGCAGCCTGAACCACGAGCAGGCCGACGCGAACTCGTTCGCGTCCTGGGGTGTGGACTACCTCAAGTACGACAACTGCAACAACCAGGGGATCCCGGCCCAGACCCGCTACACGGCGATGCGCGACGCGCTGGCCAAGACCGGCCGGCCGATCGTGTTCAGCCTGTGCAACTGGGGCCAGGAGTCGGTGTGGACGTGGGGCGCCGGCGTCGGCAACCTGTGGCGCACCACCGGCGACATCAACGCCAGCTTCAGCAGCATGCTGTCCAACTTCCACAACACGGTCGGGCTGGCGTCCTACGCCGCGCCCGGCGGCTGGAACGACCCGGACATGCTCGAGGTGGGCAACGGGATGTCGTTCACCGAGGACCGCTCCGAGATGTCGCTGTGGGCCGAGATGGCCGCGCCGCTGATCTCCGGGACGGATCTGCGTAACGCGACGCCGGCGACGTTGTCGCTGTACACGAACAAGGACGTTGTCGCCGTCGACCAGGACTCGCTGGGCAAGGCCGGGAAGGAGATCGCCTCCTCCGGCGGGAACGACGTGATGGCCAAGCCGCTGACCAACGGCGACGTGGCGGTCGTGCTGTTCAATGAGAACTCCTCGGCGCAGACCATCTCCACCTCCGCTTCGGCCATCGGGATCGCGTCGTCGTCCTCGTACAAGCTGGACAACCTGTGGTCGAAGATGATCACCTCGACGTCCGGCTCGATCAGCGCCACGGTGCCCGCCCACGGATCGGTGATGTACCGGGTGTCCCCGGGCAGCGGGAGCAGTGTCGGGAGCGCGCACCGGTTCGTCGGCGCGTCGTCCGGCCGCTGCCTGGACGTGCCGAACGGGAGCACGACGACCGGCACGCAGTTGGAGATCTGGGACTGCAACACCGGCTCGAACCAGTCCTTCACCCCGACCTCGGGCAAGGCGCTCCAGGTCTACAACGGCAGCCTTTGCCTGGACGCCAGCGGCCAGGGGACGACAGCCGGAACCAAGGTCATCATCTGGACCTGCAACGGCCAGACGAACCAACAGTGGAACCTGAACCCCGACGGGACGATCACCGGCGTGCAGTCCGGGCTGTGCCTGGACGTGACCGGCGGCAACGTGCCGGCCGGGAACGCCGACGGCACCCTGATCGAACTGTGGGGCTGCAACGGAGGCACGAACCAGCAGTGGAGCCTGGGGTAG
- a CDS encoding ABC transporter ATP-binding protein — translation MSEYILEARDVHRAFGQTQALRGASVAVERGEILAVMGPSGSGKSTLLHCLAGIYTPNQGEVWFDRARVDTLNEAKRTELRRDAFGFVFQFGQLVPELTALDNVALPLLLAKKPRRQAYAQAAPWLERLGLEEHGDHRSGELSGGQAQRVALARALVHKPRVLFADEPTGALDTLTGETVMNLLVGAARDEGTTVVLVTHDARVAAYADREIVVRDGRAVTTPSSAVA, via the coding sequence ATGAGCGAGTACATCCTGGAGGCGCGCGACGTGCACCGCGCCTTCGGCCAGACACAGGCGCTGCGCGGGGCGAGTGTGGCCGTGGAGCGCGGGGAGATCCTGGCGGTCATGGGGCCGTCAGGATCCGGGAAGTCGACGCTGTTGCATTGCCTGGCCGGCATCTACACGCCGAACCAGGGCGAGGTGTGGTTCGACCGGGCGCGGGTCGACACCCTGAACGAGGCCAAGCGCACCGAGCTGCGGCGCGACGCCTTCGGCTTCGTGTTCCAGTTCGGCCAGCTGGTGCCGGAGCTGACCGCGCTGGACAACGTCGCGCTGCCGCTGCTGCTGGCCAAGAAGCCGCGCCGGCAGGCGTACGCGCAGGCCGCGCCGTGGCTGGAGCGCCTAGGTCTGGAAGAGCACGGCGACCACCGCAGCGGCGAGCTGTCCGGCGGCCAGGCGCAGCGGGTCGCGCTGGCCCGCGCGCTGGTGCACAAGCCGCGGGTGCTCTTCGCCGACGAGCCGACCGGCGCGTTGGACACCCTGACCGGCGAGACCGTGATGAACCTGCTGGTCGGTGCGGCGCGCGACGAGGGGACCACTGTCGTGCTGGTCACCCACGACGCCCGGGTGGCCGCCTACGCCGACCGCGAGATCGTCGTGCGCGACGGCCGCGCGGTCACCACCCCGAGCTCGGCGGTGGCCTGA
- a CDS encoding DeoR/GlpR family DNA-binding transcription regulator has product MLAAQRQAWILQEVRQHGAVRVTELVAALNVSDMTVRRDLDSLADQGLVTKVHGGATARGGGSTDEPAFSVKAARQRRAKEAIARAAADLVRPGTAIGVSAGSTTYAFAQQLARVPDLTVVTNSPPVAELLHALPGPPQTVILTGGVRTISDALVGPVAIDAIRRLHLDCVFIGVHGIDAEAGFTSPNLMEAETNRMLVSTARRLVVMADHTKWGVVGLSEIAALHEASVLVSDDGLGSAARQALREAVGELIVVPVEGAGANEEEE; this is encoded by the coding sequence ATGCTGGCAGCGCAGCGGCAGGCGTGGATCCTCCAGGAAGTCCGGCAGCACGGTGCCGTGCGGGTCACGGAGTTGGTCGCGGCGCTGAACGTGTCCGACATGACCGTGCGCCGGGACCTGGACTCGCTGGCCGACCAGGGCCTGGTGACCAAGGTGCACGGCGGCGCCACGGCGCGCGGCGGCGGCTCCACCGACGAGCCGGCGTTCAGCGTGAAGGCCGCGCGGCAGCGCCGGGCCAAGGAGGCGATCGCCCGCGCCGCCGCGGACCTGGTGCGGCCCGGCACGGCGATAGGGGTCTCGGCCGGGTCCACGACGTACGCCTTCGCCCAGCAGCTGGCCCGGGTGCCGGACCTGACCGTGGTGACCAACTCGCCGCCGGTCGCCGAACTGCTGCACGCGCTGCCCGGCCCGCCGCAGACGGTGATCCTCACCGGCGGCGTGCGCACGATCTCCGACGCGCTGGTCGGCCCGGTCGCGATCGACGCGATCCGCCGGCTGCACCTGGACTGCGTGTTCATCGGGGTGCACGGCATCGACGCCGAGGCCGGGTTCACCAGCCCGAACCTGATGGAGGCCGAGACCAACCGGATGCTGGTCTCCACCGCGCGGCGCCTGGTGGTGATGGCCGACCACACGAAGTGGGGCGTGGTGGGGCTCTCGGAGATCGCCGCGCTGCACGAGGCCTCGGTGCTGGTCAGCGACGACGGGCTGGGCTCGGCCGCGCGGCAGGCGCTGCGCGAGGCGGTGGGGGAGTTGATCGTCGTCCCCGTTGAAGGTGCGGGGGCGAATGAGGAGGAAGAGTAG
- a CDS encoding sensor domain-containing protein, producing MPSGTKGVAIAVLVAAALTTAACGGGSAKKAAPPPSPMQTATTTMPPTAPTATSSTAPAGALTAAQLGKLLLTSQDAAGFTYDASQDGTSVTSTQDVVTTGGSACQTFVDAQEALSTKYGTTAEVDRQLTKANDSHVVESSVMAFPSAAKAAAMVSDLTVGLKGCKNLAVNQNGSAVTMAPSVIPELVKSGQAGYIDYMTAAGNTELMAADLVQVGTVVSVVAFLGPVTNDPAALQQMGGTQLAHLSDVQVGRLKAAQGLS from the coding sequence ATGCCGTCCGGGACCAAAGGCGTTGCCATAGCCGTCCTTGTTGCAGCCGCTCTGACCACGGCAGCGTGTGGTGGTGGTTCGGCCAAGAAGGCCGCGCCGCCGCCATCCCCGATGCAGACTGCGACGACGACGATGCCGCCGACGGCGCCGACGGCGACCTCCAGCACCGCCCCGGCCGGCGCCCTGACAGCGGCCCAGCTCGGCAAGCTACTGCTCACCAGCCAGGACGCCGCCGGCTTCACCTACGACGCCTCCCAGGACGGCACCTCCGTTACGAGCACCCAGGACGTCGTGACCACCGGCGGCAGCGCCTGCCAGACCTTCGTGGACGCCCAGGAGGCCCTGTCCACGAAGTACGGCACGACCGCCGAGGTCGACCGCCAGCTGACCAAGGCGAACGACAGCCACGTCGTCGAATCCTCGGTGATGGCCTTCCCGTCCGCGGCGAAGGCCGCGGCGATGGTCTCCGACCTGACCGTGGGCCTCAAGGGGTGCAAGAACCTGGCGGTGAACCAGAACGGCAGCGCAGTGACCATGGCGCCCAGCGTGATCCCCGAACTGGTCAAGAGCGGCCAGGCCGGCTACATCGACTACATGACCGCCGCCGGCAACACCGAGCTGATGGCCGCCGACCTGGTCCAGGTCGGCACGGTGGTCTCGGTGGTCGCCTTCCTCGGCCCGGTGACGAACGATCCCGCGGCGTTGCAGCAGATGGGCGGCACGCAGCTCGCGCACCTGTCGGATGTGCAGGTCGGGCGGTTGAAGGCGGCGCAGGGCCTGAGCTGA